A genomic region of Campylobacter corcagiensis contains the following coding sequences:
- a CDS encoding DUF4198 domain-containing protein: MRKIIISTIAAAAVASSAFGHFQMVYTPESALEKGTTIPLKIVFNHPFADEHTMDMGLQANGKIKPIEEFFVVHKEEKTDLKKDLKEITFKGNSNSGKAYETEYKARKMGDHIFVAVPAPYYEKNEDAYIQQITKMMVNVAGAPTDWDAELGLKAEIVPLTKPYSIWAGSTFSGIVKGDGKPVPFAEIEVEYLNYDVDVKNNKMGEKAHFEAPQDSFVTLTIKADENGKFTFGIPKAGWWGFAALGAGKADKYDGKELSQDAVIWVQAKEMK; this comes from the coding sequence ATGAGAAAGATTATTATTTCAACAATCGCAGCTGCAGCAGTTGCAAGTTCAGCATTTGGTCACTTTCAAATGGTCTATACACCAGAAAGTGCTTTAGAAAAAGGAACAACAATTCCATTAAAAATTGTATTTAATCACCCTTTTGCAGATGAGCACACTATGGATATGGGACTTCAAGCAAATGGCAAGATTAAGCCAATTGAGGAGTTTTTCGTAGTTCATAAAGAGGAAAAAACTGATCTTAAAAAAGATTTAAAAGAGATCACATTTAAAGGTAACTCAAACTCAGGTAAAGCGTATGAAACCGAGTATAAAGCTAGAAAGATGGGTGATCATATCTTTGTAGCAGTTCCTGCTCCATATTATGAAAAAAATGAAGACGCTTACATTCAACAAATTACAAAAATGATGGTAAATGTGGCGGGTGCTCCAACTGACTGGGACGCTGAGTTAGGGCTAAAAGCTGAGATCGTTCCTTTAACAAAACCATACTCTATTTGGGCTGGAAGCACATTTAGTGGCATTGTAAAAGGTGATGGAAAGCCAGTTCCTTTTGCTGAGATTGAAGTTGAGTATCTAAACTACGATGTTGATGTTAAAAACAACAAAATGGGCGAAAAAGCTCACTTTGAAGCACCTCAGGATAGCTTTGTAACTTTAACAATCAAAGCTGATGAAAATGGTAAATTTACTTTTGGAATTCCAAAAGCAGGTTGGTGGGGCTTTGCAGCTTTGGGAGCTGGAAAAGCTGATAAATACGACGGCAAAGAGTTAAGCCAGGACGCTGTTATTTGGGTTCAAGCAAAAGAGATGAAATAA
- a CDS encoding HMA2 domain-containing protein — MIVTKEFLVSVLSHFRIIHHTHGRLRLRVSSKIKDEFKDTDLNISLEKFDDMVNSLNGVKSVKFNKVIGSITIEYDKDEFSKSFWENIIINKDIDDFVSMINDKVKEVL; from the coding sequence ATGATCGTAACAAAAGAATTTTTAGTTAGTGTTTTATCTCACTTTAGGATAATCCACCACACTCATGGTCGCTTAAGACTAAGAGTCTCAAGTAAAATCAAAGATGAGTTTAAAGATACAGATTTAAACATAAGCTTAGAGAAATTTGATGATATGGTAAACTCTCTTAATGGGGTTAAATCAGTTAAATTTAACAAAGTAATTGGCTCAATTACGATTGAGTATGACAAAGATGAGTTTAGTAAAAGCTTTTGGGAAAATATCATAATTAATAAAGATATAGATGATTTTGTTTCTATGATTAATGATAAAGTAAAGGAGGTGTTATGA
- a CDS encoding FeoA family protein, with translation MGLDTCESGKKYKIKNINASGKLFYKLLDMGFITGATMEVIREAPLYDPMELKIHNYLITLRKSEANLIEVETI, from the coding sequence ATGGGACTAGATACTTGCGAAAGTGGAAAAAAATATAAAATTAAGAACATAAATGCTAGTGGAAAACTATTTTATAAGCTTTTAGATATGGGCTTTATAACAGGGGCGACAATGGAAGTTATAAGAGAAGCACCTCTTTACGATCCGATGGAGCTAAAAATTCATAATTACTTAATAACCCTTAGAAAGAGTGAAGCAAACCTTATAGAGGTTGAAACTATATGA
- a CDS encoding Fur family transcriptional regulator has translation MKILFYNKHLSIKEIRKIYRDIYKKSVSVSTIYQTLNLLQSYGLLKTIQYSNFSKYEIDIYPDHDHLVCTKCGKIVEFRDDSFNELRKKVEKEYFFDVEGYILLLEGICEKCKK, from the coding sequence TTGAAAATTTTATTTTACAACAAACACCTAAGCATAAAAGAGATAAGGAAAATTTATAGAGATATCTATAAAAAAAGTGTAAGTGTAAGTACTATATATCAAACACTAAATTTACTACAAAGCTATGGTCTTTTAAAGACTATCCAATACTCAAATTTTAGTAAATACGAGATAGATATTTATCCAGATCACGACCATTTAGTTTGCACAAAATGTGGTAAAATTGTAGAATTTAGAGACGATAGCTTTAATGAGCTTAGAAAAAAAGTAGAAAAAGAGTACTTCTTTGATGTAGAAGGATATATATTGTTGTTAGAAGGAATTTGTGAAAAATGCAAAAAATAG
- a CDS encoding heavy metal translocating P-type ATPase, producing MQKIVIKSNIKNRLRLKSKLFTPQNFITIKESLVDNIISIRLNELCFSIIITYDDRKVDIKTILDKIYSVTPLTSKAKIGKEICSCKRCDIIKPNPQSLKTKIKKFTALSIVAVYVFVKEHILATAFSPVFGLGLTVLSLYMAKPLIDEAINDIKNRNFTLESFMAFSLLLAIFGGEITAAFEVIYILTGSRLFEEYTANLSRAEIKNLIKMDVTKLYVLRGDIEIEIDLEDVRSGDTAVFVGGEKICVDGVIIKGEALINEALINGRSRSTLKKSGDKVFANTTIEQGRIFVKVNAVGSETYIARVISDVEKSLSIKSKSEVMADVLAKKVLKIGSAMTAFTLLLTRSFTNAFSVMIVMSCPCATILAASSAVSSAIAYAARNGILIKGGEYLEKVSSASVFCFDKTGTLTTGKPVVKDYKTLIDEREFLEILVNLEHKNTHPIAKAITKFCNDKGIFANSNSHAKNEVGLGVSSNHNGSTYLLGNHKFMINNGIKVTKKENNAYTNIYLAKDSKLIGSISLTHDIRPYSLEMLKELKNRGVKKIVLLTGDDELVSKEFASGFEFDEIYYDLMPNEKADIVEKLSKHASVVMIGDGVNDTLAMSKADVSISFASGGSKAAVEVSNIAITKSDPRDIIKLYDMSKFTLKIANQNYQIGTSTNIFGSFLAMFGLIGPAGAGLIHLVHTSAILLNSNRIK from the coding sequence ATGCAAAAAATAGTTATAAAATCAAACATAAAAAATAGACTTAGACTTAAATCAAAACTTTTTACACCGCAAAATTTTATAACTATTAAAGAGTCGTTGGTTGATAATATAATAAGTATAAGGTTAAACGAGCTCTGCTTTTCTATCATTATAACTTATGATGATAGAAAAGTAGATATAAAAACTATACTTGATAAAATTTACTCAGTAACTCCTTTGACATCAAAGGCTAAGATAGGTAAAGAAATTTGTTCATGTAAGCGTTGTGATATTATAAAACCAAATCCACAAAGCCTAAAAACTAAGATTAAAAAATTTACAGCCTTAAGTATAGTAGCTGTTTATGTTTTTGTAAAAGAGCATATCTTAGCTACTGCTTTTTCGCCTGTTTTTGGCTTAGGACTTACGGTGCTTAGTCTTTATATGGCAAAGCCTTTAATAGATGAAGCCATAAATGATATAAAAAATAGAAATTTTACTCTTGAGAGTTTTATGGCATTTTCGCTTTTGCTTGCTATTTTTGGTGGTGAGATAACTGCTGCTTTTGAAGTTATTTATATATTAACAGGTTCAAGGCTTTTTGAGGAATATACCGCAAATTTATCAAGAGCAGAGATAAAAAATCTTATTAAAATGGATGTAACAAAGCTCTATGTTTTAAGGGGTGATATAGAGATTGAGATAGATTTAGAAGATGTTAGAAGTGGTGATACTGCTGTTTTTGTAGGTGGGGAGAAAATTTGTGTTGATGGGGTTATTATAAAAGGTGAAGCTTTAATAAATGAAGCTTTGATAAATGGTAGAAGCAGAAGCACTCTTAAAAAAAGTGGTGATAAAGTCTTTGCAAATACAACTATAGAACAAGGTAGAATTTTTGTAAAAGTAAATGCAGTAGGAAGCGAAACTTACATAGCAAGAGTTATAAGTGATGTTGAAAAATCTCTTAGCATTAAATCAAAAAGCGAAGTTATGGCTGATGTTTTAGCTAAAAAAGTTCTAAAAATAGGCTCAGCTATGACTGCTTTTACTCTTTTATTGACAAGATCTTTTACCAATGCATTTAGTGTTATGATAGTTATGAGTTGTCCGTGTGCTACTATTTTAGCGGCAAGTTCAGCTGTTAGCTCAGCTATTGCTTACGCTGCTAGAAATGGGATTTTGATAAAAGGTGGAGAATATTTAGAAAAGGTAAGTAGTGCTAGTGTTTTTTGCTTTGATAAAACAGGTACGCTAACTACAGGAAAACCAGTTGTAAAAGATTATAAAACCTTGATAGATGAGAGGGAATTTTTAGAAATTTTAGTAAATTTGGAGCATAAAAACACTCACCCAATTGCTAAAGCCATCACTAAATTTTGTAATGATAAAGGCATATTTGCTAACTCAAATTCACACGCTAAAAACGAAGTAGGGCTGGGTGTTAGTTCTAATCATAACGGTAGCACATACCTGCTTGGAAATCATAAATTTATGATAAATAATGGTATAAAAGTAACTAAAAAAGAGAATAATGCCTACACAAACATATATTTAGCAAAAGATAGCAAACTAATCGGAAGCATAAGCCTAACTCACGATATTAGACCATATAGCCTAGAGATGCTAAAAGAGTTAAAAAATAGAGGTGTTAAAAAAATAGTCCTTTTAACAGGTGATGATGAACTAGTTTCAAAAGAATTTGCAAGTGGCTTTGAATTTGATGAAATTTATTATGATTTAATGCCAAATGAAAAAGCAGATATAGTTGAAAAACTCTCAAAGCACGCTAGCGTTGTGATGATAGGTGATGGAGTAAATGATACTTTAGCTATGAGTAAAGCTGATGTTAGTATATCTTTTGCAAGTGGTGGAAGTAAGGCAGCTGTTGAGGTTTCAAATATAGCTATAACTAAATCAGACCCAAGAGATATCATAAAACTTTACGACATGAGTAAATTTACGCTAAAAATAGCTAATCAAAACTACCAAATAGGCACATCTACAAATATATTTGGTTCGTTTTTAGCTATGTTTGGTTTGATAGGTCCTGCTGGTGCTGGACTTATTCATTTAGTGCATACTTCAGCAATTTTACTTAACTCAAATAGAATTAAATGA
- the feoB gene encoding ferrous iron transport protein B, translated as MNVKIALAGQPNCGKSTIFSMLSGIRQHIANYPGVTVDKKSGFFSYKDLDIEMVDLPGTYSFSSYSLEERVAKEFILKDSPDIILNVVDASNLKRNLYLTFQLLEMAKPVIVILNMWDVAKRRGIEIDANKISSMLKCPVVVASGAKKIGKDEILEAIFSVYNQKQNYEEFKINYEELEPFIYELEKDIKTNYDISKRWLAIKALEGDSVVYELLEDKNRNFKENSKKQIDKFKNIHGFNTENFLASFRYDSAQIVSDKCTKETKKDKETLTDKIDKIVLNRWLSFPILFLIIVAIYQLAIVFGYHLTNYTWPILATLKNFVTDILPAADIAHVPMLTDLGIWLINSLNALLNYLPIFFILFALIAILEDVGYMPRMAFILDRVFRKFGLHGQSTLPLVLGGAFVGGCAVPGVMATKGIADDRARMATIFTVPLMNCLAKVPFYTLLLGAFFKEHMSLVMFYISTITIFTALIIAKILTMTLLKTRETAPFVMELPSYHMPTFKGVIFRACERVWVYIKKVCTIVLAVAIVLFALLQFPGVSHDKRAEFEADEQKILTTFDKKISKTKYHENFKSRQSVSELLNFYDSYRSKKMAGSKSVDEDFKNKDEFLYSIIRPASDDKDAKLINRELRNLSKGRDRILREEKNVRIETSLLGMAGRALEPISQFAGFDWRINVAFLSSFAARESAVATLGSIYETGANENAQRAEEMMAENSGYTPLHAAAIIIFMLLTPPCIATMVVVKLQMNSYKWMLLSLFVPFALALIMAALVFSIGNALNLSGLVAMSCYYIFIVATAIVLGLIPEKRINWQGGLKN; from the coding sequence ATGAATGTCAAAATAGCCCTTGCGGGTCAGCCAAATTGTGGTAAATCAACTATATTTAGTATGCTTAGTGGCATTCGCCAACATATTGCAAACTATCCAGGCGTAACAGTTGATAAAAAATCAGGTTTTTTTAGCTATAAAGACTTAGATATTGAGATGGTGGATCTGCCTGGAACTTACTCATTTAGTTCATACTCGCTTGAAGAAAGAGTTGCTAAAGAATTTATACTAAAAGATAGTCCTGACATTATTTTAAATGTTGTAGATGCTTCAAATTTAAAGCGAAATTTATATCTTACATTTCAGCTTTTAGAGATGGCAAAACCAGTTATTGTTATACTTAATATGTGGGATGTTGCTAAAAGGCGCGGAATAGAAATAGATGCAAATAAAATTTCATCCATGTTAAAATGCCCAGTTGTAGTAGCAAGTGGAGCAAAAAAAATAGGAAAAGATGAGATTTTAGAAGCTATTTTTAGTGTCTATAATCAAAAACAAAACTATGAAGAGTTTAAGATAAACTATGAAGAGCTTGAACCTTTTATATATGAGTTAGAAAAAGATATAAAAACAAACTACGACATTAGTAAAAGATGGCTTGCTATAAAGGCTTTAGAAGGCGATAGTGTAGTTTATGAGCTTTTAGAAGATAAAAACAGAAATTTTAAAGAAAATTCAAAAAAACAGATAGATAAATTTAAAAATATACATGGCTTTAATACCGAAAATTTTTTAGCATCTTTTAGGTATGACTCAGCCCAAATAGTAAGTGATAAATGCACAAAAGAGACAAAAAAAGATAAAGAAACCCTAACTGATAAAATAGACAAAATAGTCCTAAACAGATGGCTATCGTTTCCGATACTTTTTCTTATAATAGTGGCGATCTATCAGCTTGCTATTGTGTTTGGTTATCACCTTACTAATTATACTTGGCCTATATTAGCAACACTTAAGAATTTTGTTACTGATATACTTCCAGCTGCTGATATAGCTCATGTTCCTATGCTAACTGATCTTGGAATTTGGCTAATAAATAGCTTAAATGCACTTTTAAACTATTTGCCGATATTTTTTATTCTGTTTGCTTTGATTGCTATTTTAGAAGATGTTGGCTATATGCCTAGAATGGCGTTTATTTTAGATAGAGTATTTAGAAAATTTGGACTTCACGGACAAAGCACACTGCCACTTGTTTTAGGCGGAGCTTTTGTTGGAGGGTGTGCAGTTCCTGGCGTAATGGCTACAAAAGGCATTGCTGATGATAGAGCTAGAATGGCTACTATTTTTACTGTTCCACTTATGAACTGTTTAGCTAAAGTACCATTTTATACACTACTTTTAGGGGCATTTTTTAAGGAGCATATGAGTTTAGTTATGTTTTATATATCAACTATTACTATTTTTACTGCTTTAATAATTGCAAAAATTTTAACTATGACTCTTCTTAAAACAAGAGAAACCGCACCTTTTGTAATGGAGCTGCCATCATATCACATGCCTACTTTTAAGGGTGTGATTTTTAGGGCTTGTGAAAGAGTTTGGGTTTATATTAAAAAGGTTTGTACTATCGTTTTAGCTGTTGCTATAGTGCTTTTTGCTCTACTTCAATTTCCAGGAGTTAGTCATGATAAAAGAGCTGAGTTTGAAGCAGATGAACAAAAGATTTTAACAACTTTTGATAAGAAAATTTCTAAAACAAAATACCATGAAAATTTTAAATCAAGACAGAGTGTATCAGAGCTTCTAAATTTTTATGACTCTTATAGAAGTAAAAAAATGGCTGGTAGCAAGAGCGTTGATGAAGATTTTAAAAACAAAGATGAGTTTTTATATAGCATAATTAGACCAGCTAGTGATGATAAGGATGCAAAACTTATAAATAGAGAGCTTAGAAATCTATCAAAAGGCAGAGATAGAATTTTAAGAGAGGAGAAAAATGTAAGAATTGAGACTTCACTGCTTGGTATGGCAGGTAGAGCTTTAGAGCCTATTAGTCAGTTTGCAGGTTTTGACTGGCGTATAAATGTAGCGTTTTTAAGCTCATTTGCTGCTAGAGAGTCTGCAGTAGCTACACTTGGAAGTATTTATGAAACAGGAGCAAATGAAAATGCACAAAGAGCTGAAGAGATGATGGCTGAAAATAGTGGCTATACACCACTTCACGCAGCTGCTATTATCATCTTTATGCTTTTAACTCCACCGTGTATTGCTACAATGGTGGTTGTAAAACTTCAAATGAATAGCTACAAATGGATGCTTTTATCGCTATTTGTGCCTTTTGCTTTAGCTCTTATAATGGCAGCTCTTGTCTTTAGTATAGGAAATGCTTTAAACCTTAGTGGTTTGGTTGCTATGAGTTGTTATTATATATTTATAGTCGCTACTGCTATAGTTTTAGGATTAATCCCAGAAAAGCGAATAAATTGGCAAGGTGGATTAAAAAATTAA
- a CDS encoding FeoB-associated Cys-rich membrane protein, producing the protein MEIYEALILLVIAGFAGFYIYKKTFKTGGCGCGRKDCPSKKHHIDN; encoded by the coding sequence ATGGAAATTTATGAAGCTTTAATTTTACTTGTTATTGCTGGTTTTGCTGGATTTTATATCTATAAAAAGACATTTAAAACAGGTGGATGTGGTTGTGGCAGAAAAGATTGCCCTTCTAAAAAACATCACATAGATAACTAA